In the genome of Natronomonas salina, the window CGTCTACGACGAGGGGCTCGTCGACCCCTCGGAGGTCCCCGACTTCGAGGAGCGCGTCGAGGAGAACGACTGGCACGTCTACCCGCTGGACCTCCGGGGGCTGGCCCGCGAGAAGGGCCGGGAGGTGATGCGGAACACCGCCGGCGTCGGCGCGACGGCCGCCCTCCTCGACTACGAACTCCAGCACATCGAGGACCTCATGGCCGACGCCATGTCCGGCGAGGTCCTGGAGACGAACCTGGACATCCTGGAGATCGCCTACGAGTCCGTCCAGGACCGCGAGTTCACCCACGACCTGCGGGCTCCCGAGGGCTCCCACGACGAGGAGCAGGTGCTGCTCTCGGGATCGAACGCCATCGCCTACGGCGCCCTCGACGAGGGCTGCCGGTTCATCGCCGGCTACCCGATGACGCCGTGGACCGAGGTGTTCACGCTGATGACCCAGCACCTCCCGAAGGTCGGCGGCATCTCCGAGCAGGTCGAAGACGAGATCGCCGCCGCGGCGCTGGCCATCGGTGCCTCCCACGCCGGCGTGAAGGCCATGTCCGGCAGCAGCGGCGGCGGGTTCGCCCTGATGTCCGAACCGCTCGGGCTCGCGGAGATGACGGAGACGCCGGTCGTGCTGATCGAGGCGATGCGCGCCGGTCCCTCCACGGGCATGCCGACGAAACCCGAGCAGGGCGACCTCGAGCACGTCCTCTACACGAGCCAGGGCGACTCCACCCGGGTCGTCCTCGCGCCAGCGAACGTGAAGGAGGCCTACGACCAGACCCGCGCGGCCTTCCGCATCGCCTACGACTACCAGATTCCCGCCATCGTCCTCTACGACCAGAAGCTCTCCGGCGAACTCCGGAACGTCGACGAGTCGTTCTTCGACCGCGAACCCAGCCCGGACCTCGGGTCGACGCTCAGCGAGGACGAGATCGCCGAGGCGGCCCACCACGCCTCCGGGAAGTTCCAGCGGTTCCAGCACGAACCCGAGGACGGCAGCAACGTCTCGCCGCGGTCGCTGCCCGGCCAGGAGGGCGGCCGCTACCTCGCGACCGGCAACGAGCACACCCCCGAGGGCCACATCAGCGAGGACCCGCGGAACCGGGTCGCACAGATGGAGCGCCGCCTCGGAAAGCTCGAGGACATCCGCGACGACCTCGACGCCGAGTACGACCACCAGACGTACCACGGCCCCGAGGACGCCGACTACGGCATCCTCACCTTCGGCAGCCACCAGGGGACCGTCCACGAGGCCGTCGACCGGCTGAACGCCGACGGCCACGGCGTCAAATCGATCGGCGTCTCCGACCTCATGCCGCTGGCCGAGCGGGAGGTCACCGAGTTCCTCGAGTCCGTCGACGAGGCGCTCGTCGTCGAGATGAACGCCACCGGGCAGTTCCGCGGGCTGATCCAGCGTGAACTCGGCCGGTTCGGCCCGAAGATGAACAGCCTCCTGAAGTACAACGGCGAACCGTTCGAGCCCCACGAGATCGTCGAGGGCCTCGAGACCATCGCGGAGGGCGACGAGCCCGCGCCGACCACGCGGTTCGTCCCCGCGGCAGGTGACTGACTATGAGTGCCTTCAACGCCATCGACTCCGACCGCGAGGTAGAGCGCGACGACTACACCCCGGGCATCGAACCCCAGGCCACGTGGTGTCCCGGCTGCGGCGACTTCGGCGTCCTCAAGGCGCTGAAGGGCGCCATGGCCGACCTCGGGAAGAGCCCCGAGGAGATCCTGCTCGTCACCGGCATCGGCTGCTCGGGGAAGCTGAGCAGCTACTTCGAGAGCTACGGCTTCCACACCATCCACGGCCGCGCGCTGCCGATCGCCCGCGCCGCCAAGCTCGCCAACCCCGACCTCGAGGTCGTCGCGGCCGGCGGCGACGGCGACGGCTACGGCATCGGCGGCAACCACTTCGTCCACACCGCCCGCGAGAACCACGACATCACGTACATCGTGTTCAACAACGAGATCTTCGGGCTGACGAAGGGCCAGACCTCACCGACGAGCCCGATGGGCCACAAGTCGAAGACCCAGCCCCACGGGTCGGCGAAGGCGCCGATCCGTCCCATGTCGTCGTCGCTGACCGCCGGCTCCTCGTACGTCGCCCGGACGGCCGCGGTCAACCCCAACCAGGCCCAGGAGATCCTCGTCGAGGCCATCGAGCACAACGGCTTCTCGCATATCGACTTCCTGACGCAGTGTCCGACCTGGAACAAGGACGCCAAGCAGTACGTCCCCTACATCGACGTCCAGGAGAACGAGGACTACGAGTTCGACGTCTCGGATCGGAAGGAGGCCTCCGAGATGATGTACGAGTCGGAATCGGCGCTGTACGAGGGCGAGGTGCTGACCGGCCGGTTCTACCACGCCCCCGACCGCCCGTCCTACGGCGAGGAGAAGCGCGCCGTCGGCGAGATGCCGGACGAACCGCTGGTCGAGCGCTACCACGACGACAGCTACGAGTGGGAGCGCAGCTACGATCTGCTCGACGTCCACAAGTGATCGTCTCGCTCCGGTGAACTGGCGGTTAGGTCCGCTTTTCCCGCTGGGTCACCGGATAGAACGCTCCGGTTCGGTTGAGTCGTAGACGACGCCCTGTCTGCCGAACTACGTTGGATGCCTGTCGACGAGATTTACGTTCACTCTTGGTCGGTATGGTCGAACTCGGGGCTGGCTCGGTCGAACAGCGGCCGGGCCAGCAGCATCGATCCGACGACGATGACGATGAAAGCGACGCCGGTCATCCCGATCGGCAGCCCCAGGAGGTAGAGCCCGAGCGTCGTCGCCAGCGCGACGGAGACGACGCCCAGAATCACGAGGTGGACGGCGCCGAACGCAACGGTCGAGTTCGCGTCGCCGAACATGGCACTCCTCCTGGTCGAGCGGGCAAATTCCTTCTGGTGGAATCGGAATAGAATTACGCGCTGGCTGAACGACTACGGCGAGGCCGCCCCGTCGTGGAGTCGTTCGATCGCGATTCGGGTTATCGCTGGTTCCCCTGCTGGCCGCGGTCGAGGTCCTTCCGCTCCCAGGGCTGGTCCTCCTGGCTCCGCTGCTGGCTATGACCCTGCCGCCGCTGTTGCTGGTGCTGCTGATTCTGCTGATTCTGCTGGCCTTGCTGCTGTTGACCGGAGCGCTGTCCCTGTCGGCCCTGCTGGCCGCCACGACCGCCTCGCTGGCCCTGCTGCTGTCGCTGGCCGCTCTGCCGGCGCTGCTGTTGCTGGACCTGGCCGTGCGGCTGGTTCTGCTGGTTGCCCTGGTGACGACCGCTGTCCTGGACGGGTTCGCCGTGGGCGCCCGGATGGCCGCCCTGCTGGCGGTACTGGTCGTTCTGCTGGCCCTGCTGGCCCTGCTGGGACCGCTGCCCCTGCTGGTACTGCTGGCTCTGCGGGCCCTGCTGCGGCTGCTGGGCGCGCTGTTGCTGACGCTGCTGTCCGCCCTGCTGGCGCTGTTGGGTCTGCTGGGACTGCTGGTAGTTCTGCTGCTGGTTCTGGCCCGTCTGCTGATACTGGTTCTGCTGACGGCGGCCCTGCTGGGACCGCTGCCCTTGCTGGTACTGCTGGCCGCCCTGCTGTCGCTGCTGTTGCCGTCGGTCGCTCTGCTGCTGGCTGCC includes:
- a CDS encoding 2-oxoacid:acceptor oxidoreductase subunit alpha → MTEELAWRIAGGSGDGIDSTSQNFAKALMRSGLHVFTHRHYPSRIRGGHTYVEVRADEEPVESRGDGYNFLLALGDSFARNPKEEAYYGNEEVKPLAENLDELREGGVIVYDEGLVDPSEVPDFEERVEENDWHVYPLDLRGLAREKGREVMRNTAGVGATAALLDYELQHIEDLMADAMSGEVLETNLDILEIAYESVQDREFTHDLRAPEGSHDEEQVLLSGSNAIAYGALDEGCRFIAGYPMTPWTEVFTLMTQHLPKVGGISEQVEDEIAAAALAIGASHAGVKAMSGSSGGGFALMSEPLGLAEMTETPVVLIEAMRAGPSTGMPTKPEQGDLEHVLYTSQGDSTRVVLAPANVKEAYDQTRAAFRIAYDYQIPAIVLYDQKLSGELRNVDESFFDREPSPDLGSTLSEDEIAEAAHHASGKFQRFQHEPEDGSNVSPRSLPGQEGGRYLATGNEHTPEGHISEDPRNRVAQMERRLGKLEDIRDDLDAEYDHQTYHGPEDADYGILTFGSHQGTVHEAVDRLNADGHGVKSIGVSDLMPLAEREVTEFLESVDEALVVEMNATGQFRGLIQRELGRFGPKMNSLLKYNGEPFEPHEIVEGLETIAEGDEPAPTTRFVPAAGD
- a CDS encoding thiamine pyrophosphate-dependent enzyme, with the translated sequence MSAFNAIDSDREVERDDYTPGIEPQATWCPGCGDFGVLKALKGAMADLGKSPEEILLVTGIGCSGKLSSYFESYGFHTIHGRALPIARAAKLANPDLEVVAAGGDGDGYGIGGNHFVHTARENHDITYIVFNNEIFGLTKGQTSPTSPMGHKSKTQPHGSAKAPIRPMSSSLTAGSSYVARTAAVNPNQAQEILVEAIEHNGFSHIDFLTQCPTWNKDAKQYVPYIDVQENEDYEFDVSDRKEASEMMYESESALYEGEVLTGRFYHAPDRPSYGEEKRAVGEMPDEPLVERYHDDSYEWERSYDLLDVHK